One genomic window of Camelina sativa cultivar DH55 chromosome 5, Cs, whole genome shotgun sequence includes the following:
- the LOC104787508 gene encoding uncharacterized protein LOC104787508 codes for MLKLDKRLPKSKKMDAARRLQLALIVIVEGILLCDSSTVRASKKTVEMVKDVEAFAKYLWGRLSFGKTIKMVKVGDKVDCVDKLVDKLNQSHTATHGFTLAFQLLIFHAIPLLEKYLPEASDELTFTDPSVLQLTMLKTFHNSTIAQTEIDPTLQVQSILPSADRNFDIHDYSWSDEVDDVRVDYILGKLEDGHCFRKEDWQGGFAQLPMLTTTVVEKPKKLH; via the exons ATGTTGAAGCTAGACAAGAGGTTGCCAAAGTCGAAGAAAATGGATGCCGCAAGGAGGTTGCAATTGGCGCTAATTGTAATTGTTGAGGGTATATTACTTTGCGACTCATCTACTGTGAGAGCTTCGAAAAAAACTGTCGAGATGGTGAAAGATGTAGAAGCATTTGCTAAATATCTGTGGGGGCGTCTATCATTTGGCAAGACAATAAAAATGGTCAAAGTTGGTGATAAAGTCGACTGTGTTGACAAACTAGTAGACAAATTAAACCAGTCACATACAGCAACTCACGGGTTTACACTTGCCTTCCAACTGTTGATATTTCATGCTATTCCCCTCCTGGAAAAGTACCTTCCAGAAGCATCGGATGAGTTGACGTTTACGGATCCTTCAGTACTCCAACTCACCATGCTTAAGACCTTTCACAATTCCACAATTGCTCAAACCGAGATTGATCCTAct CTTCAAGTTCAAAGCATATTACCCTCCGCAGACCGGAACTTTGACATTCATGACTACTCATGGAGTGATGAGGTTGACGATGTAAGAGTGGATTACATTTTGGGTAAACTTGAAGATGGACATTGTTTTCGGAAAGAGGACTGGCAAGGTGGGTTTGCACAGTTGCCTATGCTAACTACCACTGTCGTTGAGAAACCCAAAAAGTTGCACTAG
- the LOC104787507 gene encoding uncharacterized protein LOC104787507, with protein MLTILWRRLGESFLQSRVAVLDTWFSHTLALDYNRYQKTKKKSTFVWHSLIKNYIRGVVPTRSARMAWYTDIDTVYVPLNWGKGHWVAAAIDLRLGHVFILDPLIIKNDKRKLPRHMKPIVEMLPIAIKEIVKKESLTCPVPKVFSYERVIDVYQNDRTGDCGPLTVKFIELHAQGLGLDGLTDETVDEMRMRFAVDVYDEFVVSLRG; from the coding sequence ATGCTGACCATTTTGTGGAGAAGATTGGGTGAATCATTTCTTCAGTCAAGGGTTGCGGTGTTGGATACCTGGTTTTCACATACTCTGGCTCTTGATTACAATCGATACCAGAAGACAAAAAAGAAGTCGACTTTTGTTTGGCACAGTCTCATAAAGAACTATATTAGAGGTGTAGTCCCTACTCGGTCAGCGAGGATGGCTTGGTATACTGACATCGACACTGTCTACGTACCTTTGAATTGGGGAAAGGGTCACTGGGTTGCAGCGGCTatagatctaaggctgggacaTGTATTCATCCTTGATCCCCTTATCATAAAGAATGATAAGAGAAAGCTTCCGCGCCACATGAAACCGATCGTTGAAATGCTTCCTATCGCAATCAAGGAGATTGTGAAGAAGGAAAGTCTTACCTGTCCCGTACCTAAAGTCTTTTCGTATGAGAGGGTCATTGATGTTTACCAAAACGATCGGACCGGAGACTGTGGCCCTCTGACCGTGAAGTTCATAGAGTTACACGCGCAAGGATTGGGGTTGGATGGATTGACAGATGAGACTGTGGACGAGATGCGGATGCgatttgctgttgatgtttacgACGAATTTGTAGTCAGCCTACGTGGCTGA
- the LOC104787506 gene encoding uncharacterized protein LOC104787506 — protein MGRYSYSQPSSSSASSASSINSRDRRSGKFGIPKKCNCGGALFLEPEINNGHSRLFYKCENYTDGGLHLVKSWEKAVLDEIHDLHMKILQQEDHISYLTLGPGGETIEPSRMWAEVKFLGQEMKELRHQIRPTVDGYTELLDEVRGNIENQGSNYSGLAVTRNSTFHVLLGVAIGFLLFVLVATLYYAFK, from the exons ATGGGTCGTTATAGCTACAGCCAACCCTCTTCCTCATCTGCCTCATCCGCCTCGTCAATCAATTCCCGAGACCGACGTAGCGGAAAATTTGGGATCCCTAAGAAGTGTAACTGTGGTGGTGCCTTGTTTCTGGAACCAGAGATCAATAATGGCCACAGCCGCTTATTCTACAAGTGTGAAAATTACACG GACGGTGGCCTTCATCTCGTCAAGTCCTGGGAAAAAGCTGTCTTAGACGAGATTCACGACCTCCACATGAAGATTCTTCAACAGGAGGACCATATATCGTACCTCACTCTAGGACCTGGTGGCGAAACCATCGAACCGTCAAGGATGTGGGCTGAAGTCAAATTCCTGGGTCAAGAAATGAAGGAACTGAGGCATCAAATCCGTCCCACAGTTGATGGCTACACGGAGCTACTGGATGAAGTGAGGGGGAACATCGAAAACCAAGGGTCAAACTATTCCGGATTAGCTGTAACACGAAACAGTACGTTTCATGTTCTCTTAGGGGTTGCGATTGGGTTTCTCCTCTTTGTCTTGGTTGCCACCCTTTATTATGCATTCAAGTAG